AGGTTGTATCCAGAGATCAAGGAACAAACTGATACCAACCGAAACCTTCCAACCTCTACAACTCTGGAGTTGTTCAGACAATTAAAGAAAATGTGTGTCTCACCTCATACTGTAACCTCAGAGGTGCTTTTCCACACAATCTACTTAttgtatatctttattttttttcccaacccAGCATTCCTTGCTGCTTTCCTGTAAAACAGTTAACCTCTTGGCAATGCTGTGTATACCTGTATCTACTGACACTGCTCACTATATTCTGTGCTATCTCAGAGACTTTCATTAGAAATATTGTATGTCTTGCTAGCGTAGGAGCTTTAATTCAATAACTTCTCATTTTGCACTGTAAAATCTTTACTACAATAAGAGTTCCACCGAGTTTAGTCATATCACTTAGCGAGTGGGTGAAGACCATGCTTCAGAGCAACACATAATAAGCCAACACAAGAACAGACAATGAACAATCACAACAGTGGATGTTTAGATTTAAGAACTAGCTGTCCAGTCAGTTTAGTAGTCCTGacgtttttggtttttgttttttttttttttttagttttgtgtgaggCTGTGGTGTTATGTCAAAACTTGTAAGAAGTTGCATGCTGTGGCTTTGTTGTTTTTCCCCACACCACTGTATCATGCTAGCATCTTTAGCCTCAGGCAGTGGAACAGGAAGCAGAACTCTTTGCCACACTGATAGCGAACAGTGACAGTCTGGGTGCATGGTTATGAGAGCATGCTAAATCAAAACAGCTTAGCATAGCATTAGCATTTTGTGAGCAAGGGACTGACCAGGGAAAGATGCTAAGTATatcttgtttattttcaaaaaaataagaaGAGGGCTCAAACAGAGATTAATCAGAGAGATTATGACGAGACACTTTTTgtgaaatatacataatattacacAAAACAGAAGACTGGTCTTCCTGGAgctatattttacagtttgttttaaaaCTGCTAATTCTTGGAAATATTATGACGCTTATATCAAGTATTAGAAAGTTATTAAGGGTTTTTAGGAAAGATGGTGacaaagacacttttttttacataagGAGATATGCAAGGGAGATTAATTACATAACATCCTGTCTATTTTTGTTTAATCATCTGCCTCTGGGTGCACCTTTAACATATGTTGTAAGGGGATAAGCTGTTTGAAATATCCAGTCATGTACAGTGTATATATTCTTTTGGACATATTATGCTATTGTATGGTATGATGTTGTATTTTGACCCTTGCACCGTATACATACCAAACATTTCAACCCTTCCATTTTAAATCTTATTCAGTGAACGTAGCTGTTTGATGACACTAGTTTGGTGACTGACAAAAAGGTCATATAGTTTCTTGAGTCATAGTTGTAAATACATTTGAAGAGCTGTATGCTAATGTAACGCTAAATAGCGTAGCTGagtttaaaatgtacaatgaCAAAATCCAGCCTTCTTATGTTGCAATGGCATGAGTGAAGCTAGCGGTTACTGTTGTTTTTACCTCCTAAACAGCCTAGAAACATCACATAATCATTTAGATAGCAAATGTGACTATGGTTACTGTTACTTTGGTACTCTAAAGGACGTCAAAGCTATTCAGTCACTTCACATGTTCGTAATTTTCTGTGCTATACGTAGTGCACTTGTCACCGGTGAATCAATTGTTTTTGGTCACATACTGTAGCCAATGAAAGTGCAAATGTCAAATAcacttatttttgtttgcaaaatctTGCACCACAGATAAGCTTGACCAAATGCACAAGAATAGATAATGTAAGGGGTGTATTAGGGAGAGATAGCAAGAAATATAGGCCTATAGAGACAGATTACATATCCATAATTTCTGAGATTCAAATTTTCATTCCCATTCTATGTTTAATCAAGGAACAGCAATCCTGGCCTTGGATGATTTATAAGTAAAACCTTCTGGACCAATCAGAGGGCAGAGTGATATATACGTAAAACCAGACATGCACTATAATTTTTGtaatcagcattttattttatttttattttgatgtttctcATTTGACATGGGTCTCCATCCTTCAAAGCATCTGTAATTGCTTTACAGCGAACGTTGGATTTGGGTTTGTCTAAAGTCCCATTGACCCTTACTAAAACTATGACTGTGTCTCAAtgagattaatttatttttatatttatttattaaaactgattAAACTGTAAACTTGTGTTGTCCtatttttattagaattagaGCACTAGACCACAGTGATCTTCATGTATGGCTGTTTACTATATGATGTGGTTTTCTCAGTTTAAAtccatttgaatatttattatcaGTTTCTTCAAGGCCACTTACATCACATATATCACACAGTTGACATATCATGAAAACTGagttttccaggttttaagtgctataatcaggtccccggtgcatctaccaaccaaggaaatgtGATATaggttaacccagtaactttgttttgttaagcctttttctgcaatcGTCTGAGAAAACGAGCGTGTCTGGTTTCGCTCCCTTGGGGACGTGgaaaagggatctcattataattttaacgccccttaatctgtaaattTACAGCCATGGTGacttcattttgattttgcaaggGACAGCggtgtaccagctctaatgccatAGTGAAAATTTGAGCAAAACAtactaactgttctgtctttggctgcacagacaaGAACAGAACACTATTTATAGTACCAGCagtcagaggagacaagagagcagtggaattattgatttatttactgtatattgctgctgccacacagatctaaaaccttcacagacacaaccgactgtttttgtaactcgtgtttttaacgtaaacttgtgtgtgaatgagaacttagtttagtactcacatgctgtgacagccgctttctgtccgtgtgcttcagatgtgtgcactcagaaaaccctatatcagaagCTTAaattaatatggtttaaaacgcttgATTTCAGCGCTATAAAcgtgataatcagaaccaaaacaggtCCGAGCTGTAATGGCGCAGCTGTATTCTGGTAAGGGGGGcaggggagcagcagctcatttgcatttaaagagatagGCACAAAAACAGCTTGTGTCTGCTTCCACTCAgtataggcattttcaaaatgatataataaatgatctgtggggtattttgatatttacagacacattctggggacaccaaagacttatattacataatgtaaaaaggggcataatatgtcacctttaacatttacataacatatTCAGTAAAGCAAGCACTGGGTGGTTTTTCATACCAGCAAAATCAGCTGTAATAATACAATCACTtttgatgaaatgtaaaaatacaaccgaggataaaaagttaaaatcatcacaatatattaacaaaaaaaatcatgtaaaaacaaatatacaaacaaaacaacagcaagaaaaaaaattaaatgagctATTCCACAGTGATTGTGGTGaccttttcttttaaaatcattaatacaGCACAATACGTCACCATATTTACCAACTTTCATAATTTTATCGCCCTTGACCTTAATAATCTCTTTTCAAAAAGGTACCACTGATGCAAACAATTATTAACTTGGGCTGAAACACCCTGTAAACTATACAAGCTATCTTTGGTACACTGTGCCATATGGTATATTAGCACTAAGTATGACTTTATAGCTAAGCACCGCTCTTCTTGTGATTGTCTCTATGGAAATAGTCTTTGGTTACTCTTCCATTTAGGCCTTCAAAGGGACTTTATCCTCCACACGAGAGCGCATGATCCTCTGTGAgacagaaaattatatttaatgacatTTCCGGTTATGTAAACAGTCCATAATGTACattagatttaaaataatttgttggtTAATCACGAGGCCTTTAGTCTTTGATAAGAAACCAGATTAAATTTAGCAATAAAGCAATATAAACCTATTACATTCTGTCAGCATTATTATCAACGTTTGAAAATGAGCTAAAAAGGCCATTTCTTTATAGATGCTCTTGCTAACTATATGCTAACAGCTAAAACTAGCATAATGGTTACTgctacactttttttcttaccttTGTGAAtagataaagatttaaaatgtaatacagcTTGTTAAGCAAAATACTagagtgctaaaatgctaacagTTAACATTAGTAGCTAAAGTTACCTGTTTTTTAAGTGCTTGCATAGAGTGATACTCGATTTGTTCTCTCTTGATTCGGACCCAATCTGGTTCATCAGGGATCATGAAGGCCAAAATCATCTTCACCATGATCAGGGCATGCTAGAGGAGCAAACCAGCGTAAGAAACAACTATGCCACAATATTCATTCACAAAGAAAGCATGTTGGCAGCCAGCTTATTCACTCCAGATAAATGCTAGTACAAGTCATATTAAGAGTTGGGAAGATGTAATTACAATGTTAGGTGCATTCAAAACACTTTGGTTGGAGCAAGATAGCGATGTATCTTTTTCAGAACAGCTTAGCATTAGCATTTTGTAAGCTTGGGGATTGActgatacattttcaaaaaaaaaaaaaaaaaaaaaaaatggcttgtaaTTACAACTTTGCATTGGTGTTCATCTGTGTTCAAACACAATCTTTCCAACACAACTTGAACGCACCATTAGTCAGATtgatttaaagcaacactatgtaacttttttaaagatgtagccactattttcatttttggacagACTGTTTTTCAAGGCTGTATCAAAATGATCTCTAACCTCCACAATGACAGCAATGACGAGAACTTTGCTGCTGCTGAGACCGGCGTCCTCTGTGAGGTCCTTCACACGTGGCGACAGAAGCAGCAGCCAACAGTTAGACATGACTGAGATGAAACTCAGCACCTCAAACGCCGTCTGTAATAATGACAAAGGCACACATTAGAACTCAGtattataaagcatttaaaacatcCATATATACAGGACAGATCACAATCTGACCTGCCATACGCCCATGTTGGCCACAGGGGCGGAAAAGGGCTTGTTGAAGAGCTTGCAGAGCTTGTAGGCATCTGTGCGGATCTCTGTGAGGTTGTTGAGCAGTAACAGAGGGGCAGTGAGGGGATAAACACAAGAGAAAAGGCTCAAGTAGCCAAACTGAACCAGCAGCTCGATGTACTCAGCAAACAGGCCCTGAAGAGGAACAAGATTGAGAATTTAAGGAAAATGTGATTCTTGTACTCTTGATATTTAGGCGTATTTGATTGCTACTCACTGGGAAAGCGGGGAGACTGCCCTGAGCCTGGAGATGGTCCACCTCTGGATCATCTTCCTTCAGGTTCCTGTCTGCAGATGTGAGGAAACGGTCCACCAGGAAAGGAACCACCACCTCAGTGAACTGATTCACCACTTGGGTCACGATCAGAAGAGAGGAAAGCCTCTGGGGAGGAGATCACAGATATTGTGTTGAGGTATAAATCTTAGGATTATATGTCAGAACGGTTTCTGAGGAAATCCCCACCTTGCGCAGAAGAGGCATGTCCTCCTTGAAGAAGGCAATGTGGAACAGCACAGCAAAGTTATTAAAAAAGGTGaactgaatgagagagagagggacagataAGGCACATGGgacattttcatttagtattaCAAAGTCCTGCAGAATAATTCTGGTCTAGACAGACACAGCTATCAGCATTTAGCATCTTTGAGGTAAAACACCTGCTATGAAACACACACTAACAGGTCATTTAGAAAAggtgatggggaaaaaaacatatgGATATGTAGACAATTATTAAACTGACCACAAGGACTTTGGTGGTGTGATGATAGTCAAAAGATGATTCCTCCCTATGATTTTCTGAAAGGCAAGAGTTAGTCATATTTAATATAGTATTAACATCacctatgtgtgtatgtgtgtgtgtgtgtgtgtgtgtgttttcttatttataaacttatttaatatatttttaataaagaaagttatttaataaaactgtCAAACAACTGTAATTAttgcatattataatatatatgatataacgATATATAGATTAATATAGGACTAATAAAGCCAGAAggaatttttaatatgtttatcaGGGGTctattttctatatataaattaagaaGCATTAGCTAATCTGAACATCTGAAAGCAATGTGCATTTTAAttatctatagaaaaaaaaatatgaatgatatgtgcattttaattatctatagaaaaaaaataatttttgacagAACAATTTTActtagattatattttataatttggaTTGGGCACcagtatatcatatttatattataattatgtctGATAATTTGTgatattatgtataattatttaaagttAGAATTTTATCACAATCaatttaatttgacttttatgttttttatctGCTTCTGTTAGCTTCAAGGCCACGTTGCGATATATATTCCCCAGCACATTAGTGTAGACAATATGGGCTATAGAAGGGAGATACAGCAAGACTGCTGTGAAGTATGATCCAGATGCTTTGTGCCAGTTTGAGAACAGCCGTTCAAAGAAGTAGAAACCTGCCATCCCCATGACCACCAGACCCAAAAACACCCCGACCACAGGCACTGACACCAGACCTATCCTAAGCCTCCTCTTCCATTCGGGAAACAGCGGCTCCAATCTGCCTGTGACCGGATTGGTGCCGAGTTCTCCGTGGAAACCCGGTCGGGGCTCTTGAAATTGTTCAGCTAAATTAAAAGTGCCCCAGCGATAGGATAAAGCTGCGCTCCTTCTCTTCCACAGCTCCATGAATACTGTGGACCACAGCATGCTGAAGACTGCCTGCACCATGTAGGAGCTGACTGAAGGCGTGTCATCGTCATCCTTTGGCGGTGCCGGCGCGCTCTCAGTTTTATTTCCACTGGAGAAGTTTGCGCTGGGGAGGAAAAACGTGATGAAGAGGCCTAGGATGGCTGGAGGAAACAATGACAAAGTGTAGTAGTCCAGGAAGCTGAAATAATAGGCTATAGTGCCACCAAAATAAGCGTGAATGGAGtctgtagaaagaaagaaagatttattagtgttataacaataaaataatggtAATATGACCGCCCAACTcaatatatatcctatatatatatatatatatatatatctatatttgatataatatcaCTAtctataaatagatagatattagTGCTGTctaatgattaatcgcatccaaaataattatttgtttacataatatatgagtgtgttctgtatatatttatttatttaaaagtgtacGTATATAAAGACACTTATATCACACATACAGCATTTGTATCGCTTTGGATTTGAACTAGACTAAatgtaaagacacacacatacagcatatattttgaatatattttaatgtaattacatgtatatatttatattcatatataaattatatcatatataaatatagttaatatataggtttatgtttttttttatacataataaatatacacagtacacactcatatattatgtacacaaacttttattttggatgcgattaatcgcaattaatcgtttgacagcactaatatgtgtttgtatatatatatatatgtgtgtgtgtgtgtgtgtgtgtgtgtgtgtgtatatctatttgtgtgtgtgtgtgtgtttttttgttttaaaatgtgaaattaattttataatacatCTATGAGTTCTAGTCAAATGACTTCATAAAGTTTTATTAGTGCCTCTATGATGgccattaaaatgaattaaatggtCCTGAACAAAAGATAATTGTGTATAATTTAAAACCTGATGGGGAGACATGTTTAGTTATTTTACGTGATGTGAAAGTgtgtgcgtctcaatcagctccctagctcCTGAGCTTGTGAATCAGTAGATCGTGTACGTGAATTCAGTCACTGGTAAGTTCCCTGGCTCACTGCAGGTTGGGACAGTGATCACTCGAATTCCAGTGACATGATTACGTACAACGTCAACGGACAACAGTAGAATGTCactgcatgaaaaaataaataacaggcaGGACCaatctaattttatattattttttattctcttgtCTTTAAACACATCATTCTGTTACATGTTCTTTCAACATTTCAGCTGaatattaattctaaatattaattagATGTGTTCGATTCCTTCTAGCGATGTGCTTATGTTGAAATACACTAAAAAAGGTTTGTCTTTTCAAATCTTCATGCCCCAGAAATGTGACGTTATTTCTGGTAAGGGAGCATAGTGAGCACCTATGCCTCCCtagtttttgcagtgcattgtgggatttttcagggagcgaacactccagtgcactggaaggatttcgCGATTGAGACAGCCCTTAAAATGGCCTTCTCTTTGTTCACTGCCCTGACTACTGAACAAGgtagctgattgagacgcaccctgtgtgtgtgtttgtacctaaAGGCTGCCCCCACAGACTCTTGTGAGAGTACCACTGCTTCCCCAGAGCCGACAGCAGCTTCTGCTTATGAAGAGGGGTGATATTACGAATCACGCCTGCTTTCTCCAGCTTCTGTACTGCAGCACAGACAGAGAAACCaatagatagagagagacaggACATTACCATATTAGGTTTTAACTATGGAACAATCATTGAATTGGGAGTCTAGGCGCATGCAGTGACTAAGCAGTTCAGACAGAGAAGAGAGCAGAGCCTAATGGCTTCTCATGGAACTGCATGCTATAAATAGTGTACACTGCATACTGCATAGAATGCACTGTATAATGTCTGCTATTTTAtaaaagtacagtacagtattcAGTAACATTTCCAGTGCATGAAAATGTGCATATTGTACACATTGTACTGCAAGTTGCAAAAACAGTATAAGTAGTATAATAGTATgctaatttgaatattaatataattatctttacatcatatttaaaagggtcatatgatgcgatttcaatttttcctttctctttggagtgttacaagctcttggtgcataaagaagatctttaaagttgcaaagactaaagtctcaaatccaaagagatattctttataaaagttaagattcaTCCACACcttcctaaaatggctcgttctaacacgcccccacatctctacgtcactatgtgggaagatttgcataacgccgcccagatgttcacgcaaagaaggaGGGCGTAACTTTTAAtctctctgttgctgccgctgccatgttgtggagtcactgtgtgtttcgttgtgaaagcaaaactactttgtttggccttccaaaagaggaaacagctataaatcagtggttaagctgtatttacataaatgtttcttaatggttatatgttattattaagttttgtgatgttaattttatttaggatgatgtttgtttatttatgttgtaGTCTGATATTCGTATGTGTGATGGGTGTTTCTaaaaagttgggcagttcaaactttgcaagggcagtctggcgcttctgactcacagcctgtaagtacattttttatatttaaagaatttgccactgatgattcaaacatgagttttgagcagtgtagagaaggcttgttgtttgtcatttttcagatcacaaatgcagacatgcagtgtgatacgcaacacaacgtgtaaaaagacagtataagtcattaaagTCAGTAATTAtgcccccactggatgcaacaaatgtctcgtttgtaatgggttttatttgttttgtctcgtctagtgatgtctggatcgCGAACTAATCTTTAtatttaaccggttcttcttagtgaaccagtcgaaccagttcaccaaatcgaactgaatcatttgaaacagttcacatctccagtacacactaatccacaaattacttaaattatttggtttataaaggTGCCTTACACTCACTCTGACgctaaataaaccaatatcccgagttattcagttactcctaacagtacattgactgaactgctgaaagagaactgatgatgggatgtgcacgagcggatcagctggactgagtcttgtg
The DNA window shown above is from Cyprinus carpio isolate SPL01 chromosome B25, ASM1834038v1, whole genome shotgun sequence and carries:
- the LOC109087124 gene encoding anoctamin-10-like, which encodes MTSQKEPQEGLSAPAKVTGPSSWSRVSCPCCISSHIEPLVLIQLAENIQPITKQWIMSVISAPKNAGNNNNITHPGEDMKGDMIVVAAPRCTLLRVTEDLGLCKTYQDGNMTAFSFEDRDNFCNIDDMQQFLTLAERQYIVKHELDSMRAREDQRIPGIPAPKGKLKARESILQKLEKAGVIRNITPLHKQKLLSALGKQWYSHKSLWGQPLDSIHAYFGGTIAYYFSFLDYYTLSLFPPAILGLFITFFLPSANFSSGNKTESAPAPPKDDDDTPSVSSYMVQAVFSMLWSTVFMELWKRRSAALSYRWGTFNLAEQFQEPRPGFHGELGTNPVTGRLEPLFPEWKRRLRIGLVSVPVVGVFLGLVVMGMAGFYFFERLFSNWHKASGSYFTAVLLYLPSIAHIVYTNVLGNIYRNVALKLTEAENHREESSFDYHHTTKVLVFTFFNNFAVLFHIAFFKEDMPLLRKRLSSLLIVTQVVNQFTEVVVPFLVDRFLTSADRNLKEDDPEVDHLQAQGSLPAFPGLFAEYIELLVQFGYLSLFSCVYPLTAPLLLLNNLTEIRTDAYKLCKLFNKPFSAPVANMGVWQTAFEVLSFISVMSNCWLLLLSPRVKDLTEDAGLSSSKVLVIAVIVEHALIMVKMILAFMIPDEPDWVRIKREQIEYHSMQALKKQRIMRSRVEDKVPLKA